The following DNA comes from Microbacterium foliorum.
GGCGATCGAGACGACGATGAAGACGGTGTCGCGCGTGCGGAACGGTACGAGGTGGCGTTCGGTGCGCGTCGTGTGGGCGCCGAAGGCGCGGGAGTCCATCGCGAGAGCGACGCGTTCGGCGTGACGGATCGCTCCGGCGAGCAGCGGCACGATGTAGCCCCAGCCTCGGGCGATGCGCGCGAACGGACCGCTGCCGCCGTGATGGCCACGCACCCGATGCGCGGCGCGGATCACTGAGAGCTCGTGGCCGAAGCGCGGCACGAACCGGAAGGCGGCGAGGGCCGTGTAGCCGATCCGGTAGGGCACCCGCAGCTGCTGCACGCTGGCGCGCACGAGGTCGGGGCCGGTGGTGGTCAGGCCGCCGATGAGCGCCAGGGCGACGATCGAGCCGAGGCGCAGAGCCGTGGCGAAGCCGATCTCGAGAGCGCCCTGATACAGCGTCCAGGAGCCGATCTGCAGCGCGGCACGGGTGTCATCGACGAGCGATGCATCGACCCACAGCGAGAACCCGACTCCGATCGCGAGCATGCCGACCGGCAGCGCGACGAACAGCAGCGCGGCGGTTCGCCACGTCACGCGGGAGCCTGCGACGATCAGCGCGAGAGACAGCACAAGAAAGACGGCGGGTGTGGCGAGGTCGCGCACGAAGATCAGCAGCACCATGGCCGGGGCGACTCCGACGACCTTCGCCAGCGGGTTGAGCGCGTACAGGAACTGACGAGGAGAGGATGCCGAGACGGCGGCGTACGGGTCGAAGGCGCGCGCGCTCATGCGATCGCCTGCCCCGCGTCGGCCAGCACGCGCTGCAGTGTCGGGAGTCGGAGTCCGGCCTCGACGAACGGAGACTCATCGCGGAAGAGCACGTCGGTGCGATCGGCGGCGTGCACTCGACCGTCCCTGAGGATCACGGTGTGCGAAGTGTGCTCGGCGACGAGCTGGAGGTCATGGGTCACGATGACGATCGTCGTTCCCTCAGCGCGCAGGTCACGCAGCAGGGCGAGGAGCTCGGAGGCCCGCGCGCGATCCTGACCGAAGGTCGGCTCGTCGAGCGCGAGCACCTTCGGGCGGGTGATCAGGGCCGTGCCGACCGAAAGGCGGCGCTTCTCTCCGCCCGACAGCAGGAACGGGTGCACATCGGCTTTGGCTTCGAGTCCGAAGCGGGAGAGCATGGCATCGACGCGCTCGCGCGTCTCGGCATCCGGCGTGTGCCGCAGCCGAAGCCCGTGTGCCAGCTCGTCGAACACCGTGTGCGCGATGAACTGGTGCTCGGGGTTCTGGAACACGAACCCGATGCGGCTCGCGAGCTCGCGGGGCGACGCCGAGCCGGGGTCGATGCCGTCGACCGTCACCTGCCGCTTCGGCGGCGGCACGACTCCGGCGAGTGACTGCAGCAGGGTGGTCTTGCCGGCACCGTTCGTGCCGATGATCGCCGTGAGGGTTCCCGGCTCGATGTCGAGATCGATGCCGTGCAGGATCTCGGTGCGGTGGCGGCGCACGGTGAGGCCGCGCGCGCTGATGATCGGGGCGGTCGTCGGTCGCGAGGGTGCATCCGCCTGCAGGACGGACGCACGGATGCCGGATGAGACAGCGGTTTCTGATCCTGCATCCGTGCCCTGGTCCTGCAGACGGGACACGGCGGGAGTCGTGGACGCCGTGAGCGTGGCAGGGGTAGCGGCCCCAGCGAGTGCCGTGGCGAGCTCTGCGGGCGTGAGCGGCAGCTCGTCGAAGTGCGTCCCGGCATCCTGCATCCGCAGTGCCGCCAGAGTCGCCCCGGGGAGCCAGACCCCCATGGCCATGAGTTCGGCGGCGTGCGTGCGGATGATCTCTGCCGCCGGGCCGTCGAACGCCACGCGACCCGCGCGGTCGAGCACGATCGTGCGGGTGACGAAGCCCATCGCCGCGTCGAGGTTGTGCTCGACGAGCAGGATGGCTCGATCGCCGGCCGCGATCACATCGGTCAGTGCGGCGTAGACATCGTCGATGCCCTGCGGGTCGAGGTTCGCCGTCGGCTCGTCGAGCACGATCAGGGGCGACCCCATGGCCAGAGCGCACGCGATCGCGAGGCGCTGCCGCCCGCCGCCCGACAGTCGGTCGGGATTCTCGTCTCGGCGCTCCCAGAGACCGACGCGACCGAGCGCATCCGCAGTCCTGGCGCGCACCTCGTCGAGCGGGAGCAGCAGGTTCTCGGGGCCGAATGCGACCTCGTCGTAGACGGTGCCGGTGACGATCTGCGCATCCGGGTCCTGGAAGACCATTGCGACATGGGTGCTCAACGATGCGGTGTCGGCGTCGGCCGTGCTGACGCCGCCGGCGTGGACCGACCCCGTCATGGTCGCCGGCACGGCATGCGGGATGAGCCCGTTGAGCGCGAGAGTGAGCGTCGACTTGCCCGAACCCGAGGGGCCGAGGAGCAGCACGACCTCGCCGGGTTCGATGTCGAAGGTGACGCGCTCGGGAGAGGGGCGCACAGCATCGGCGTGGGTGATCGAGAGGTCACGCACGCTGAGAAGGGGCGCGGATGAGCGCACGGCATAACCCCGGTTTCGGCGATCGGTACCGTTCTAACTTAGCTGAGCCTTACCTGAATCACCACGCGTCGGATGCGGTGGATCAGCGCCGTGCGACGCCCGCGCGACTCAGCGACGAACCGATCGCGAGCCCGGCTGCCGTCCACGCGATCGGACCGAGCACAGCGATCACCAGGTAGGCGATCTGCAGCCACGGAGCGAAGGCTCCGAGGTCGACCGCGAAGAACACCACGACTGCGACGATCACCCCAATCACGCCGGCCGAGATGAAGAAGCGCCAGGGCCCCCACGAGCGGTAGCGGGTGAGCGCGGCGATGCCCTCCTGGATCGCGCCGAACAGCAGCGCGGTGCCGATGAAGCGCAGCGTCCAGGCCGGGTTGAACGCGCTCGAGATGAAGGCGGCGATGACGTGCGTGATGAGGGCCACGAACGGTCGGCGCAGCACCTCCTGGGCGATGATGCCCGGCAGGACGTGCGAGCCGAGGACGAGGCCGTAGAGGTACGGAGTGACCACGATGACGACCGGCGTGATGAGGCCGGCGATCCCTCCGAGAATGCCTGTGGCGACGCCGATCGCCGCGCAGACCAGCAGCACGCGGGTCGTCAGGACGGGGGAGGGGGCCACTCCTCCAGCCTACTGTCGACCATTGGCGACTCGACTGGCCGTTCGGCCAGTAATAATCCCCGACTCTGGTGTGTGGACGGAAGCCGGGCGTAGCTTGAACGGCGGTGCGGTAACGCAGTCGCACCGTGATCATCGGGAGAAGCGCATGGGTCGAACACCCCTCCGGATGGCAGCGGCCACAACCCTGGCAACGCTGTTCATCGCATCGACGGCAACCGCCGGCTACGCGAGCACGGAGGAGGTGAATCACCCCACCCCGGTCGAAGGCACGCCCGGTCACTACATCGTCGTGCTGAAGTCCGATCCACTCGCGAGCTACACCGGCGACGTCGACGGCCTCGAGGCGACGAAGCCCGCCGAGGGCGAGCAGCTCGAGCGGCAGTCGCAGGACTCGCAGCGCTATGTCGAGCATCTCGAGTCCGAGCAGCAGACGATCGCGCAAGAGGTCGGCATCACCCCTGAGAACACCTACCAGGTGGTGCTCAACGGCTTCAGCGCCGACCTGTCGGGAGAGCAGGTCGACAAGCTCCGGGCATCGAAGGACGTCTACGGCGTCTACCCGGACTTCATCCGGCACCCCGACGCGCAGACCGCGACGGACTTCCTCGGTCTCGGCGATGACAAGAAGGGCCGCGGCGGCGTCTGGCAGCAGACCGGCGGCGTCGACAAGGCGGGCGAGGGCGTGGTCGTGGGTGTCATCGACACCGGCATCGCCC
Coding sequences within:
- a CDS encoding energy-coupling factor transporter transmembrane component T is translated as MSARAFDPYAAVSASSPRQFLYALNPLAKVVGVAPAMVLLIFVRDLATPAVFLVLSLALIVAGSRVTWRTAALLFVALPVGMLAIGVGFSLWVDASLVDDTRAALQIGSWTLYQGALEIGFATALRLGSIVALALIGGLTTTGPDLVRASVQQLRVPYRIGYTALAAFRFVPRFGHELSVIRAAHRVRGHHGGSGPFARIARGWGYIVPLLAGAIRHAERVALAMDSRAFGAHTTRTERHLVPFRTRDTVFIVVSIAASAAIFVLFFPWQLP
- a CDS encoding ABC transporter ATP-binding protein gives rise to the protein MRSSAPLLSVRDLSITHADAVRPSPERVTFDIEPGEVVLLLGPSGSGKSTLTLALNGLIPHAVPATMTGSVHAGGVSTADADTASLSTHVAMVFQDPDAQIVTGTVYDEVAFGPENLLLPLDEVRARTADALGRVGLWERRDENPDRLSGGGRQRLAIACALAMGSPLIVLDEPTANLDPQGIDDVYAALTDVIAAGDRAILLVEHNLDAAMGFVTRTIVLDRAGRVAFDGPAAEIIRTHAAELMAMGVWLPGATLAALRMQDAGTHFDELPLTPAELATALAGAATPATLTASTTPAVSRLQDQGTDAGSETAVSSGIRASVLQADAPSRPTTAPIISARGLTVRRHRTEILHGIDLDIEPGTLTAIIGTNGAGKTTLLQSLAGVVPPPKRQVTVDGIDPGSASPRELASRIGFVFQNPEHQFIAHTVFDELAHGLRLRHTPDAETRERVDAMLSRFGLEAKADVHPFLLSGGEKRRLSVGTALITRPKVLALDEPTFGQDRARASELLALLRDLRAEGTTIVIVTHDLQLVAEHTSHTVILRDGRVHAADRTDVLFRDESPFVEAGLRLPTLQRVLADAGQAIA
- a CDS encoding ECF transporter S component, with protein sequence MAPSPVLTTRVLLVCAAIGVATGILGGIAGLITPVVIVVTPYLYGLVLGSHVLPGIIAQEVLRRPFVALITHVIAAFISSAFNPAWTLRFIGTALLFGAIQEGIAALTRYRSWGPWRFFISAGVIGVIVAVVVFFAVDLGAFAPWLQIAYLVIAVLGPIAWTAAGLAIGSSLSRAGVARR